Below is a genomic region from Zea mays cultivar B73 chromosome 9, Zm-B73-REFERENCE-NAM-5.0, whole genome shotgun sequence.
gccggggggcgtgcgtcaggatagaggtgtcaggccacctttgcgttaaatgcccctgcaactcggtcagtcggtgcggcgatttagtcagggttgcttcttagcgaagccaaggcctcgggcgagccggagatgtgtccgccgttaaaaggggggcctcgggcgagacggaagtccctcgaggtcggctgcccgagtccgaggctaggctcgggtgaagcgtgatcgagtcactcgtatggactgatccctgacttaatcgcacccatcaggcctctgcagctttatgctgatgggggttaccagctgagaattaggcgtcttgagggtacccctaattatggtccccgacaacttgcTACAAGCATCTAACATCGATTCCAATCTttgaccgagcaaaagcatggtcgagaaacgcgtcagtcttggcaacccactcatTTGATAAAGCACCTATTTTCTTCTAACTTTCATACATCTATCGAAgatcctcctccatactagatacaaGACATTAACttaatctatactacttattaagactctaaggggtaggctgccccattcctggttctgccattcccattcccatgTCTCTTGTAGCCTCTTCTCTATTCCCATTCCCATGTCTCTTGTAGACTCTTCTCTGTTTCCCATTCCCACACATCTGTGCCGCGTTTCCCATTCCCACACCTGTGTATTGAGTTTGACAGGTGGTCGTCCCACACACGTGGCATTTCCCAGACACGTTCTGACAGGTGGGTCCCCATTTCCCATTCCCAAACCTGGTCCCACACACGTGGCATTTCGCAGACACGTTCTGACAGGTGGGTCCCAATTTCCCATTCCCAAACCTGTACTCCGCGTATATGACCAAATTTTACCAAAAAAGTAATTTGTGTGGGATCACAGCCATGACCAACCAAGACTACACAACTTGTATACGCACTACAACTTATAAACAGGTGTATACATAGTTTAGTGGCCGATGTGGTACTAAGTTTAACTCGCAAATACGAAGCACAGGCCCATCTGCTTGTTATGGCCCAGACCAAGGCCCAGTATCGTAGCAACCGCTCTCTCCCGGGTCAGGGCCTCAGCTGACTCCCCCTCCGGCCCTCCCCCAATCCCCACCCCCGCTCGTCGTCTCCCCCGTCCGTCTCCACGACCTCCTCCAGCTCTCCCTGCTACCGCGTGACGAAACCGCCCATACAACAACCGCGTTGCCGCTACAACCTCACTCTGCATAGCGTGAACTACGACTCCATCAAGCCGACCAAGGACGAGGAGGAAGAGCGCGAGATCGAGCCTGGGCGGCACGGACATCACGTGGCCCGGGTGCGCGACGGCGAGGGACCTGCTCTGCTCCAACCGGGTCATCGCGTACTCCTAGACATGTCCCTCAGGCCGCGGTGAGCGGATCCAGTCCTACCTTCCTCGGATTTGGTGTCCTCTCACCCGGAAGGGGGCGAGTGCTGCACGGCCCACCGATGCACGGCATGTGGAGCCCCATAGACTTGGACCTGGCGGAGCTGCTCCTAGAGGGCTTCGTCAAGAGGACGAGCGACAGGGAGCTGGTGCGGCCACCGGCAGCGACGCCACAGAAGGAGGTCCTCGTGCACATGGCCATGGGTGGTTTCGTCATGCACTACGGGTAGAACTCCATCCTGAAGAACCTATGGTTCGGGGTGCCCATGGTATCGTTGCCGCTATACATGGAGCAGCACCTGAACACATTCGCGCTGGTGGCTGGCATGGGCGTCGCTATGGCAATGGACGTGGACAGGAGGAAGGGACACTTTATGGGCCACTTGATTCTGCTGCATCGATGAAAATGTGGGTTATTTCCTTTGATCACAATCAAGCTGTTGCTAATCTCAACACTGAAGATGGTTACTCAATTCAGGGAAGCTTTCCGAAGACAATACTCTAGGTTGTGATTCTGCTCTTTATGATCGGTTTCATAGCAGGTGGCTTCATTTTGGGGCTCCTCACAATGCAATTTTGCTGATATTTGTTGTGGTCATATTTTGTTTTGTTGATGCACTTCTGATCTGGAATGCTTGCTAGGGTAGCAGAGGCGCAGTTGGGTTTGCTAATCGCTATTTTGATGCTGATTCCAGGACTGCCAAAGATGGACAGTATGTAAAGGTTACAGGGGTATGTATAATGCCAACGAAATTGTTTGATCTATTCTTATCTTTTTACTTGAATCGGTTCACTTGTGGTGCTCTTTATTCATCCTATATGTTTATTTTAATTCACTATTGGTAAATAACACTGCCCTGACATGTTGATTATTAAAGTTTTCATTTGACTCAACATGAGCAACGTGTTCTGCATCAGTCCTCTTAAAATCCTTTCATGTTTTCTCTGTCACATAGTTTACCTTTTATTCTTTTCAGGAGCGCAAAATTTGTCCAGGATCGAGCATACAAGTGATTCTACTGTGTGATGTTGTTTATTCATTATTTTATCTAGCCACCCAGAGTTTATGCATCTCTACAAAGTGTCTCATGTCTCGTGCAATTGATGAACTAATACTCCACAATCTTTTGTATTGGGTAATTTAGGATCTTGTACAATTTAGTTGGTTGTTTGTTTACTCAGCTGACCACACATCAGTTTATGCAACAAAAATAGGTTTGGGAAATGTGTTAGTGCCCCAGCTgcactatttttgtttgtttatGCTAAATCAATTAGGGCCTTTTGCTTTACAATTCTCCTCTTTACGATCCAACATTAGTTGGTTCAGCCTCGGGGTTCCTTAAATATTATATTTTCGTTCAGGTTCGATTAGGTTGGCATGATTCGAAGTCGAGTTGAAGCATGGGGCCAATGCTGGTAACGCTCTTCTGAGCTTATTATCATCTTTAACTTCATGATGATGGGGTACTCAACATTTTGTTCCATGACAGGTCTTGTGAATGCTCTGAAGTTGATCCAGCCCATCACCAAGCGCCCCAACGTTGTGAGTACCAGTGCTGCCCGCTTCAATATTTTTGCTGTTGTGATACCCCCCGGTTAATTTACAAGGAGGTTGAAGCGAACTAGAGAGAAGAGGAAGATGTTGGTGGTGACGGATCCGATGCTGTGGCACAAGGTCGCCGCCGTCTCCGGTAACCCACCTTTTTTCTTCACTCTtttcgtcctctcccccgcccctTCTTCCTGGAATCCTCTTTCCTTAATCAGACCACCGAGATGAGTGGTTGATTTGAGCAGGGGTTGCCGCTTTGGGGCTCGGCACCTACGGCGCGCACATGTTCCGCCCCAAGAACCCCACGTACAAAGAGGTAGATGACGTTCTCCATCATGCTACTGACTTTTGTAGCTGTACTGTACATGTGGTCTAGACTCCAGATTAGAGAGCGAAAAGAAAAGGAGTGATTCAAAATTACCGGAGTTTCTTTAGTTTGTGCTCAAACGGTCAAATGAAATCTTGATACCTATCCTAAGACGATTCTAATATGTGCATTAGTTTTTGGCAGAGTAGGAGTCTCTGTGCTTAGAGCGAGCACACTGTCACTTCTGATAACATTGTAATCCTGTTTTTCTACAGCCTCCGATTCGTTCTCCCAATTTAGCGATTTGTTTTTTTATAATTTGTTGTGAATGGTTTTGGCAGGTTTGGCACACAGCATCCCTGTACCATCTCGTCCACACCGCGGTGCTGCTCGGGACGCCCATCACCAAGCGCCCCGACGTTGTACCAGTGCTGCATGCTTCAATATTTTTGCTGTTGTGATACCTCCCGGTTAATTTACATGGACTCTCCGATTCTTGACGTGTTTGCAGTGGAGGGCTCCTCACTGCTGGAATCGTGCTCTTCTCTGGAACGTAAG
It encodes:
- the LOC118473475 gene encoding transmembrane protein 256 homolog is translated as MLVVTDPMLWHKVAAVSGVAALGLGTYGAHMFRPKNPTYKEVWHTASLYHLVHTAVLLGTPITKRPDVVPVLHASIFLLFGGLLTAGIVLFSGTCYTVAYLEDRKFSSPAPLGGFAFIAAWASLLCVYYVWYDILVENLMRTRGSCMSSGRRKILEDMSLI